The following DNA comes from Amycolatopsis solani.
GCAGGAGATCCTCGGCCAGGGCAAGCCGATGCTGGTGGAAAAGCCGGTCTGCAACAGCTTCGAGAAGTCCCAGGAGATCGTCGGCCTGTCGGCGAAGAAGGACGTCCCGCTGATGTGCGGGCTCCTGGAGCGCTACAACCCGGCGGTGATGACCGCGCGGGCGCTGGTGAACGAGCCGGTGCACCTGATGGCCCGCCGCCACGGCCCGTACGCGCCGCGCATCAAGACCGGCGTCGCATGGGACCTCCTGGTCCACGACGTCGACCTGGCGATCCAGTTCTTCGGCGGCGCGACCCCGGCGCGCGTGACGTCCGGCGCGGGGTACTTCCACCCGTCGTCGGTCGAGGGCGCCGAGGACACCATCGAGACGGTGCTGTCGTTCCCGACCGGCCTGGCCACGGTGTCGGCTTCGCGGCTGGGGCAGAAGAAGGTCCGCTCGCTGGTGGTCTCGGAACTGGACCGCCTGATCGAGATCGACCTGCTGCGCCGCGACGTCACGATCTACCGCCACGTCTCGCACGACTCCGTCACCCCGGACGGCCTCGGCTACCGGCAGCAGACGGTGATCGAGATCCCGGAGCTGGTCACCGCCCGCGAGCCGCTGGCGACCCAGCTGGACCGGTTCTGCGACCTGCTGGAGGGCAAGGTCGACGCCGACACCGAGCGCGACCTGATCCTGCCTTCGCACCACGTGGTGGAGCAGGTCCTCACGCAGGCCGCGGCCTGATCCTCGCGTGCCAGTCCGCCAGCCGGCGCCGGGTTTCTCCGGGGTAGTCCCCGAACCCGGCCCCGGCGGCGGGTTGGAGCGAGCCGGCGTCGGTGACGATCCGGACGCTTCGGCCGGCCCCGCTGGGGACGAGCACGAAGTCGTCGATCGCCGCGGCGGCGACCGTGAAGTCGTGGAAGTAGCCGTGGTTGACCAGGCCGTCGGGCGTGAGGTTGACCCGGGCGCGCGCGATGCGCACCGCCAGCCAGGCAACGCCGCCGAGCACCAGTGCGCACGGGACCGCGACCCAGGTCAGGCCCGCTTCGATGGCGCGCACCAGGCCGTAGACCGCGCCGGCCCCGACGGCCGCGTCTAGCCCGGTGTGGATCGCACGCACGGACTGCTGCGGCCGCAGTGTTCCCAGCACCGGCGAGCCGCTCAGGTCGACGGCCACGACCGGCGCCGGGGCGGGCCGGTGCAGCGGGTGTCCGGGCGGGAACCAGCTCCGGATCGTGCGCAGGCCCACCGTCGCGGAGCGGTAGCTGGACGCCACGGTGGTGGTCCGGACCTCGCCGTCCGCCCGGCGGAACACCACGCGGACCTGCCCCCACGGGAACCCGCGGCCGTAGGACCGGAACTCCGACGCGGTCACGTCCACGACGTCCCGCCACGGCACGCGTTGGATGCGGAAGAAGCCGCGTACGCGCAGGCCGTCCGGGAGCCGGCGGCACGACCGGCCGAGGAACCGCCAGCAGAGCCAGCCGAGCACCACCGCGGGCACGCCGAAGACCGCCGCGGCGATCGCCGCCTCGCTGTCCGCTTCGGCCACCGCGTAGATCCCCGTGCCGACCGCGAAGAGCAGCGGCCACCCGGTGGGCGCGATCAGCAGGAGGAACCCCGCGTAGGCGAGGTAGGCCCCGCTGCTGCGCACCCGGTCCGTCATCGGCACAGCATGCCGACCGGCCGCGGGTCGCGCTAACTGACCGGCGCCGGGAACGCGGCCGGGCTGCGGCTGCCGTCCGGGCCCACCGCGCGGACGCCGAAGAAGACGTTGTCCTTCGACAGGTCGATCTTCGCCGTCCGCGCCGGGCCGACGTCGAGCGCGTGGGTCCAGTCCGGGGCCGTCGTCTCGCGCCAGAGGACTTCGTAGCCCACCGCGCCCGGCGTCGCGTCCCAGAGCAGTTCCGAGTCGTTCGTCAGCGCCGCCGTGCGGATCTTCACGCCCTTCGGCGTTCCCGGCGCCGTCGCGAGGGACCACAAGGCCGCGCCGTTGACGCGGGCCACCCTGGCGATGAAGGGGAAGTCGCAGAACTCCGGCAGGTCGCCGTACTGGACGCCGTTCTCCACGCGGACGTCCTGGTGCTGGTGGGCGAAGTCCTCGGCGGGCTCGGTGAAGCGCGCCGCCGGATAACCCTGTTCCAGGAAGCCGATGTGGTCGCCGCCGCGCAGGTAGCGGTCGCGGCGGTAGACCACGCGGACCGTCATGCCGGTCGCGTCGTTCTCCGCCACCGACTTCACGAACCGGGCCAGCTGCCGCGGCGGGGAGTCGTTCTCGCCGCCGATGCTGCGGCGCAGGCTCGCCTCGGCCGGCGTCTCCGCCGTCGGGACGCCCTCGGCGAACAGGCGGATCGTCGTCGGGTCGCGGGTGCCGTCGTCGGCGCGGCTCGACCCGACGATGTCGTCGGTGAACATCGCCTGGACGTCGGTGCCGGCCGCCTTGAAGCGCTGCGCCATGAACCGCGAGCCGTACAGACCCTGCTCCTCACCCGCGACCGCGGCGAAGACGATCGTCGCGGCCGGCTGCCGCGTCGAGAGCACCCGCGCCAGCTCCAGCGAAACCGCGACGCCCGAAGCGTCGTCGTCCGCGCCCGGCGCGTCCCCGGTGAAGTCCATGACGTCGGTGCGGCGCGAGTCGTAGTGGCCCGAAACGACGTACACGCGCCCCGGGTCGGTGGACCCGTGCAGCGTCGCGACGACGTTGGTGATCGTGGTCGGCACCGGGATCCGGTCGGCCGGCGGCTGGACGTAGGACTGCAGCTCGACGGTCAGCCGGCCCCCGGACGCGACCGCGACCTGCTGGAACTGGGCCAAGAGCCAGTCGCGGGCGGCGCCGATGCCGCGGCCGGGGTCGTCCTGCGCCGACAGCGTGTGCCGCGTGCCGAACGCGGCCAGCCGCCGCACGGTCGCCTCGATCCGCCGTTCGTCGACCTGGCGGAGCAGGGCCCGCAACTGCGGGCCGGGACGCTGCGGGCGGACCGGCGCACCGGGCCCGCGGTCCCCGAGTTCGGCGGCACCGGCCGGCGCGCCCGCCGCCAGTCCGAGTGCGGCCGTCGCGGTGAGGAACGCTCGTCGTGAGGTCACGGTCGGTTTCTTACGCCCGCGCCGCCCCGGCGGGTACCGCCTACTTGGTGAGCCGCTTCCCGGCGGCGTCGTAGGCGATCAGCGGCGTCAGGACGGCGGAGTTCGGGACGGCGACGGGGTCGAACCAGAAGATGACCACGTCCGGGTCGGCGGTCCACCTCGTCAGCTTCGCTTCGACGGTCTTGCCGTGCACCGTGGTCGTGATC
Coding sequences within:
- a CDS encoding Gfo/Idh/MocA family protein, with the translated sequence MTHRIALVGTGNMGSLHARVLAGNERVDLVRVIDPREEAGKAVADRYETRWTPEIGSLSDVDAVVLASATEAHHDLAQEILGQGKPMLVEKPVCNSFEKSQEIVGLSAKKDVPLMCGLLERYNPAVMTARALVNEPVHLMARRHGPYAPRIKTGVAWDLLVHDVDLAIQFFGGATPARVTSGAGYFHPSSVEGAEDTIETVLSFPTGLATVSASRLGQKKVRSLVVSELDRLIEIDLLRRDVTIYRHVSHDSVTPDGLGYRQQTVIEIPELVTAREPLATQLDRFCDLLEGKVDADTERDLILPSHHVVEQVLTQAAA
- a CDS encoding PH domain-containing protein: MTDRVRSSGAYLAYAGFLLLIAPTGWPLLFAVGTGIYAVAEADSEAAIAAAVFGVPAVVLGWLCWRFLGRSCRRLPDGLRVRGFFRIQRVPWRDVVDVTASEFRSYGRGFPWGQVRVVFRRADGEVRTTTVASSYRSATVGLRTIRSWFPPGHPLHRPAPAPVVAVDLSGSPVLGTLRPQQSVRAIHTGLDAAVGAGAVYGLVRAIEAGLTWVAVPCALVLGGVAWLAVRIARARVNLTPDGLVNHGYFHDFTVAAAAIDDFVLVPSGAGRSVRIVTDAGSLQPAAGAGFGDYPGETRRRLADWHARIRPRPA
- a CDS encoding M20/M25/M40 family metallo-hydrolase — its product is MTSRRAFLTATAALGLAAGAPAGAAELGDRGPGAPVRPQRPGPQLRALLRQVDERRIEATVRRLAAFGTRHTLSAQDDPGRGIGAARDWLLAQFQQVAVASGGRLTVELQSYVQPPADRIPVPTTITNVVATLHGSTDPGRVYVVSGHYDSRRTDVMDFTGDAPGADDDASGVAVSLELARVLSTRQPAATIVFAAVAGEEQGLYGSRFMAQRFKAAGTDVQAMFTDDIVGSSRADDGTRDPTTIRLFAEGVPTAETPAEASLRRSIGGENDSPPRQLARFVKSVAENDATGMTVRVVYRRDRYLRGGDHIGFLEQGYPAARFTEPAEDFAHQHQDVRVENGVQYGDLPEFCDFPFIARVARVNGAALWSLATAPGTPKGVKIRTAALTNDSELLWDATPGAVGYEVLWRETTAPDWTHALDVGPARTAKIDLSKDNVFFGVRAVGPDGSRSPAAFPAPVS